One part of the Bacillus rossius redtenbacheri isolate Brsri chromosome 18, Brsri_v3, whole genome shotgun sequence genome encodes these proteins:
- the LOC134541418 gene encoding uncharacterized protein LOC134541418, whose product MRNKLSARDRAFQYKKEGFYCTDNSTVMCKFCNTKVSWDRKDTIEKHLKSAKHVASLAATKEETTKLQTSVASCFNKVVKDKKSADYLGKRVTETFVKANIPLEKLNNEHMVNFMNEFIEGSGALPCVKTLREKHLPRLNMEREENIKEKVKGKHLAVCCDETTDKQGRCVFVIIFKIIEASHQVEIVVGDVHILETADAKSCSRAILDSLNKYNISYDSVLALVSDSARYMGKCFDTLTNLMSDNVVVIQCWAHKLNLILNVLGKHLPELQNATSKIKSAFLNTRKRKHLFRQFLDDKYEAGRVPLFPMPVLTRWSSWYESVAYVSDYIEAIVEFMKSDDIASVSNVGVQYLASLSQEQVLNVKVQAAFIKETAKGIVDLTKLLEGSSYPCSNILCGNLRKVEQVLQLAEAGNFGEETSLALQSCGRDVAKAQVKSALVKAASHGYTKLLALISSDPASHLYSELSVFDPAQILITEVTKDLGKKLKKMALFKDCDESQLLQGYKELQFLVKKQLGDKSDASLDLIAILLSLSVNHPEFSKGALKSVWLPCANADCERFFSKYSSVLSDQRQRLNAENVAILSEIYFEG is encoded by the exons atgcggaataaattaagtgCAAGGGATCGAGCATTTCAGTATAAGAAGGAGGGGTTTTACTGTACAGATAATAGCACggttatgtgtaagttttgcaacaCGAAAGTTTCGTGGGATCGAAAAGACacgattgaaaaacatttaaagtcggcaaaacacgtggcgtcattagcagcaacaaaagaagagactacaaaactacaaacaTCAGTTGCATCATGCTTTAATAAAGTTGTCAAAGACAAAAAATCGGCAGATTATCTTGGAAAACGTGTCACAGAAACATTTGTAAAGGCTAACATACCACTTGAGAAACTTAACAATGAACACATGGTGAACTTCATGAATGAATTTATTGAAG gatctgGCGCATTGCCTTGTGTAAAGACTTTGCGAGAAAAGCACCTTCCCAGATTAAATATGGAAAGGGAAGAAAACATCAAGGAGAAGGTCAAAGGAAAGCACCTTGCGGTATGCTGCGATGAAACAACAGACAAACAAGGTCGGTGTGTTTTCGTTATAATCTTCAAGATTATAGAAGCCAGTCACCAAGTTGAAATCGTAGTAGGTGATGTCCACATTCTTGAAACAGCTGATGCAAAAAGTTGTTCAAGAGCTATTCTTGATTCTTtgaacaaatataacattagCTATGACAGTGTCCTGGCCTTAGTATCAGACTCAGCCCGATACATGGGGAAGTGTTTTGACACACTTACCAACTTGATGTCGGACAATGTTGTAGTGATTCAGTGTTGGGCGCACAAACTCAATCTGATTTTGAATGTTCTGGGAAAGCACCTTCCTGAACTTCAAAATGCCACTTCCAAAATCAAGAGTGCGTTCCTGAACACTCGAAAGAGAAAGCATCTGTTCCGGCAATTTCTGGATGATAAATATGAAGCTGGAAGGGTTCCACTGTTCCCAATGCCAGTCCTCACGAGATGGTCTTCGTGGTACGAGTCTGTAGCCTATGTATCCGACTACATAGAAGCTATTGTTGAGTTCATGAAGAGTGACGACATAGCATCAGTTAGCAATGTTGGAGTTCAGTATTTGGCAAGTTTGTCACAGGAACAGGTCCTTAATGTTAAGGTGCAGGCTGCCTTCATCAAAGAAACAGCAAAGGGAATTGTTGACTTGACGAAGTTGTTGGAAGGGTCGTCATATCCTTGTAGCAACATTTTGTGTGGTAACCTACGCAAAGTTGAGCAAGTTTTGCAGCTTGCTGAAGCAGGAAATTTTGGCGAAGAAACAAGTTTAGCACTGCAGTCATGTGGAAGAGATGTTGCAAAAGCTCAGGTTAAATCTGCCTTAGTAAAAGCTGCATCACATGGATACACTAAGCTGCTAGCTTTAATTTCAAGTGATCCTGCAAGTCATCTTTATTCTGAACTGAGTGTTTTTGACCCTGCACAGATTTTAATTACGGAAGTAACAAAAGATCTTggtaaaaaattgaagaaaatggcATTGTTCAAGGACTGCGATGAAAGTCAATTGCTTCAAGGCTATAAAGAGCTTCAGTTCTTGGTGAAGAAACAGTTAGGAGACAAAAGTGATGCATCACTGGATTTGATTGCAATATTATTGTCTCTTTCTGTAAATCATCCAGAATTTTCTAAGGGTGCTTTGAAAAGTGTATGGTTGCCATGTGCAAATGCAGACTGCGAACGATTTTTTTCTAAGTACAGTTCTGTTCTAAGTGACCAACGACAGCGCCTTAATGCTGAAAATGTAGCTATTCTCAGTGAAATCTATTTTGAAGGTTGA